TTGAATCAGACGCCGCGAAAGCAAGCAACGCTGGCCGAACTCGCTGCCATACTGATTCCGCAGGGAATCCGGTTCACGATTCAGCTCGAAGACGCTGCCAAAGTCAGGTCCGCTCAGTTTCAAGGACTGCTGAATCGCCGAATCGTAATCCGCGACCGATGGGTCACCGTCAAATCGCTGCAATGCCGACTGGCGAGTCATCGACAGCAAACGCTTGCGTTTCTCCTGCCGTGCGTTGTCGACACCGTACGGAAGCGACAAACCAGCGGGCCCCTTGGACGTGTCCGTCAAATACAGGTATCCAGCCGATGCACCCAAAAATCCAGGACCGCGCGTCACGTTTGGATAACCGATCAAAACGTAAGGCGGAACACCGTCATCCGCGGCACCCAATTCGTGTGCAACTGTGCTGCCGAGCGAGGGATAGGTGACCGTCCCCGTCACGATTCGCCCGGTGTGCATGCGATTGGTCGCCGCCGCGTGCTCATCGATCACATCATGATGGACCGTTCGTACTGCCGTGACTCGGTCCATCCGCTCTGCCAACATGGGCAGGTACTCACAAACGGAGACCCCCGGCACGGCGGTGTCGATCGATCGGTACAACGATCCAGGCTTCTTGGCTTTCGGATCGCCGACACGCTTCGGATCGAACGTGTCGATCTGCCCCATTCCGCCACCTAACCAGATGGAGATGACGTGTTCGGCTTTGCCAAACGGCGTCGACTCACTTTCGTTTGCCAACAGCGAGTTTGGAAAACGCACGTTGCCGGACAACGACAGAGCGGTTCCCGCCGCGGCGGTTTGCATCCAGTGCCTGCGAGTTGGCTTCATCATGGGATCCACACAAATTCGGGGGAGTTGACCAACGACCAAACAACGTCTTCATAGTTTTGTCGCCAGGAGGATCGGAGACGGACATCCGGAGGGTCACCGTGCACCGCACGTTCTTCCAGTTCCAATTTGATACTGTTGGCGCGGTCGGCCAAATGATTCGACCAAGACACGTGCTCGAGCGGTGGCAGTGCGTCCAAAGAGATTCGATGAGCTTCCGGGACGACGCGGTCTTCAAACCCATCCGCTAACACTTCCGCGATGACGTGCAACTCATCGGGATTCGGCGAACGCGAAAGGAATCGTGTGTAGAGCGATGTGGCCAAGCCGTTTGGCGTTTTAGCACTTACGGCCAAATCAGCCAACTCGCTGCCATTTGACGCGGCAACCATCCAGGAACCAAACACTGAATTGCCAATCGCCCCCGGTTGCAGCACGTTCGGATCATGATCGCGGCGATCAATCGCTGACTGGCGAGATCCGGTCCAACCAAACGTTTCGAGCACCGTGACCACGGCTCCCGCTCGTGGGAATGCCAAACTCGGCCGGTCGCGTTCGTTGGACAACGTGGTGAATTGCCACGCACGTTCGGGCGGAGCCAAATGAATCATGGTCGCGGGCGGACGACGAGCTTCTTGGTCAAACGTCAACGCTTCGACCTGCATCGGCTTTCCCGACCCAACGACCATCGAGTCCACAATTTGTTCGGCCGTCAAACGCCGTCGGTCCGGAGCCGCAAACAACCGCTCGCCCGGTCCCACCGACGCATTGTTGCCGATAGCTTCGCGTTGATAGGTCTGTGACTTCATGATCGAGCCAATCAAATCACGAAAGTCATAACCTCCGCCGACAAAGTCTCTCGCCAACCACTGCAGGAGCTCCGGGTGACTCGGTTGCGAGTTCTCCCAATCACCGAGCGGCTCAACGAAACCTGCTCCGACCAAACGTTGCCAAACTCGATTGACGATGACTTCGGCGAATCGCGCGTTTTCAGGAATCGTGATCGCCGCCGCCAATCGTTCGCGAGGATCAGCCGGGTCGCGCATCCAGCGATCCAATCGGTCTTCCGCCACCAAGTTTGCAAACGGCCACGTTGGAGCAACAGGCTTGCCAGGCGGCAAGGTCACCTGGATCAACGAAGCACGGCCCGGATGGTCTTCGAAGAACGCCGCCGGAACGCTGCTGCTGGCGGGAACCTTCAGTGGTTTGCGGGCCAGCAGCGCTGCCAACGAATACAGATCTTGCTGCGTCGTTTCATGATACGGCGAATCGTGACAGCGAGCGCATTGCAAGTTCATGCCCATGAATGCGGATGCCGCCACGATGCAACGCGTCGCTTCCGGAGCGTCATTGTCGGCCGCCATCCCAAACCCAGCACTGCCACCTTCGTACCGGCTGCCACGAAGCATCAACAACTCGGTCGCCATCCGGTCCAAAGGTTTGTGGTCCGAGAGCGATTCATGCAAGAAGAATCGAAAAGGGCCAGTGTTGTTCAATGATGGCTTGAGCAAGTTCGGATTTTCTGCCAACACGTCCTGCCAGAAGCTGACCCAGTGATCAGCGAAGCCGCTGTGGTTCAGCAAATCGTCCACCAATCGATCGCGTTTGTTCGGCGAGTCATCCTGGACAAATGCGTTGTACTGCGACTCCGTCGGTGGCACGCCGATCACGTCCAAATAGGCTCGACGGACGAAAGAAGCGTCGTCCGTCAACCGAGCCAGCTTGATCTCGACGGATGATGTCTCCTCGGGCCACATCGCGCCATCCGCGATCCATCGATCCAACGTTTCCATTTCCTCGTTAGACAAAGGCTCCGATGGCGGCATGCGTTCCGATTCATCTTCGCTTCGAACACGCCGCATCAATTCGCTTGCATGCGGATCGCCCGCGGTCACCACGGCCTCGCCGGAATCGCCGCCCTTTCGAATGGCTTCCGCTGAACTCAATCGCAGCCCGCCTTCATCACTTTCGTCGTGACAACGAAAACATCGATCGCGAAGGATCGGCAAAACTTCTTGCTTGAAGTGTTTGTCGTGCTCCGCGTTTGTACCCGAGCGACGATCACCGGCTTCCTGACGTTCCAGCAAAGGCTGAATTTTCGCGGCAATGAAACGATCGATTGGATGCGGCGATTTGAGCCCGTCGTTGACGACCTTCAATTTCGGTGGGTTGATCGGCGGCAACTGCTTGATCCACGTGGACGCCATGTCATGACGTTCTTGCCAGTAATCGTTGTGCTTCGCGGCCCGCGAAATGCGATTCTTTCGGTCGTGGTGCCACAAGTCTGCTTCGAGGATCGCAGTCTGTTCCTCGATGACTTCGTCGGTCATCGGCAACCAATCCATGGCTGAATCCGGCGTGGAGTCGCCGCTGTCAGGCTGCAGCAACCGGAACGGCCCCCGACCGTGAAACTGCACCGCCACCAAAGTCTCACCGGGTTCGGTCCGGTACCTCGGACCGCCCACTACGGTTTCCAAAATGATGTCGTGTTGGCCGTCTTTCGGAAGCGAATGCTCCACGAGCGTTTCCTGCACACCGTAGGCCAAGCGTCGCATTCCCGGCCCCGGGCGTTCCGGCAATGGTTGGACTGGGTTGTGCCCATCGGTTCGTCCGGTCTGAGGTTTCACCGTCGCAATGGTTTGATCGTCCAACCAAAGCTTGGCCAAACCACGAGTCCGCACCAACCATCGATGCTCCCCCGCTGGCAAACTGGCTTTCAATCCCAAACGCAGATGAGTCGCCCCATCGTAAGATTCACGAATCCCGTAGTCGTCGTATTTCAACGGCAATCGATGGATCAGCAACGGCCCGCGTGTTTCCAGCGTCGATCCGATCTCAGGAATCTCTTCGTCCCACTGCGTATGCGATCGGACGCTGTCATTCCACCACCAATCGATGCTCCCCACATTCAGCGGCATCTTTGGCGCGGTGGGTGGAGGCGATGGCAACGGATTCCAAGCTTTCGCGATTCTTTCCGCGTCCAACGATTTTCGCGAAACAACCATGCGGTCGATTCGGCCTCGGAAGCTCGATGCGGCCTGGCCACCCATCGACGAACCCACCCAGACTTCAGAATCGTCCACGACCGGAGCGTTTTGCGTTGGCCCGCCCATGTCCCATTTGCCGCTGACCCGTTCACCATTCAACCAAGCCTGCAGGCTGTTTGGTTCACCGAACTCATAGGTCAACGCCAAATGATGCCAGGTCCGTCGCGTTGTAAAACCTTTGTCCGATGTCCAGCGATGCCATGGGCTGCCATTGATCGGTTCCGGCGTCGCGAACAAGAAACTCAAACGGCTGGTTCCATTCAGTTGCCTCAGCCGGATCGCCCAGTTCTGATTGTTGGCCGAGAAGCCTTTTGCATGCGTGCGACCTTTGCCAATCAAATAGACATTCTGACCTTCGCCGATTTCATCCACACGAACGATGGCTTCGAATGAAAAGCGATCGCCATTGTCAAAATCCCAAAACGACTTCGTCCCAGGGTCTTTGACCACCAACCGGCTTCCCTTCCCGCCGAACAACGCCGCCCGATTCTCTGCTTGTGCGTCGGGATAGCGAGGCGGCTTTGGCCCGGCGATCTCCCAGTCAACATCGCCCGCCTGCCTCAGTTCGTCAAAACTCGCTTCGGCTTCATCCAGCGAATCAAAGTCCAACACCCATGCGGCATCAGCATGTTGGTCATCCGCCGCCGCGTCCACGGAAGGCAACAACAACGCCATGCCGATCAAGCAGAAAGCGTACAAACCAGCTTTCTTCATGCCCGCACGCGGCGCACGCCAGTGGTCACTCAATCTCAGCCGTCCGGAATTCACACTCATCACGGGCTCACCGTCTTCGCCAGCGGAAGATGGCATCATTCCAGGACTCAACGTCCGAGCGTGCTCGCACGCTCTCGTTGGCAAAGCAAACGAAAACATCGCGTTTTGAGGTGGGAGGGAAGGAAGGTGGGTAGGCGGGAGCCGCGGCAGAACCACAGCGATCTCAACACTATAGACAACATTGCCTGGTCAATGTGACGCTGATCCCCACATTTCACCTCCTGCGGAGCCGCAACTCCCGTAACCAGCCCTCGATTACCGAGAACTCAATCACCGAACCCATATTCGCGCTCTACTCGGCACACGCGGACTCGGTATTGTTCGTACCACTTCGCACGCCCATCGGACTGTGCCTGCCGGTGCTCGGTCGCCGCTCGCCAACGAGCGATGGCATCAAGGTCTCGCCAATAAGAAACGGTGATTCCCCCGCCATCTCCATCGCGGACACTTTCTACGCCCAAGTAGCCGTCCTGCTCAGCCGCTAATGCCAACATGCGTTCTGCCGTCGCGGAATAGCCTTCGTCATCAACGGCTGTCCGGCACGATGTGAACACCACAGCGTAATACGGCGTCGGTGGGGTGGACGCGAGCAAGTTGTCTTCCGCCATCGCATGGTTCCGATCAAAACAGTTTCCAGGGTGTCCGGCCGCGAAGTCGAACCAATCCACTTCGTGTTCAACGAGCCAAACGGGGATGGATTCAGTTTGGCAGTCTGAGGGGCGGCGTCGAACTGGTCCAATGATGGATCAGCCCCAATGATGGATCAGCGACTGAACAGACGGTTACTCGCTGTGTTACTCACTCCCCGCCTGGTCGCGTTCCAGAAATCGCTTGGCACGATCAGCCGCGGCTTCCATCAGAGCATCCGTACGTTCCGTAGCAGTCTCCGACAGTCTCTCCGCGTCCATCTGTTGAATCGTCTCGATCGCCTTTCCGGCGCTCGCCGTCACGACAGGTTGGACTTCATCGGCGAATCGCTGGAAACGGGCCTCCATCCGCTCCGTTGTGCTGACGGCACGCTCCACCTTCGGCAACAGGCCAAATACCAATCCCGCAACTGCCAAAGAGGTGACGAACAGATTCGCCGCCAATAGTCGCACCATCCACGTCAGCTTTTTTGACAGATCGGTCTCGTTCAATGGAATTCACCAGCAGGAAAAATGGATTGCGTGCGTGTGCCTCTGAGTCGGCTCCAGGATTCTACCACCCCGCACCACCGCCCTGGACAACCTCGACATTTGTCCGCTGCTGGAGGTTCTGCCTCAACGATCTTCTCGTACTGGCTTCATTTCAACTTAAAAAAACACCAAAAGAAACTTTAGACATCAGCATTCGTTCTACGTCTCCACCAAGCGATGCCGATGTTGACGACCACGAGCGTAAGGAAAAGGCCACCCAGCAAGAGCCCAACCGCAAAGTCCCGATTGATGAAGAATGCATGGCTTGTAACCGTGATGTCGCCCATCGACGTTGTGTTCGATGACGAGCTGGTGAACTGAAACACAATGTCTCCATCCTGCAAACTCACGTCGTCTGAAGCATAAAACCACCAAAGAGTGATCGCCCAACAACCTAGGATGAAAGCAGAAACGAACCAGTGAGCTCGAAGCGAACTGGATCGCACTGCTCCAGGCGACAGCACTGTTGAAGACTCGTACGGATTGTCTGTCATAGCAGAACGCCTCACCGGTAAGATCTCCTGGTAGTACCGCGTGTCGATCAGGAAGCCGATCCGTTCTATCGAACAGCCATTGCGGGAAAAGTCTAAACGATCGGCAGCTCTCACAGAGGTTGAGCTGCGCAGATGGGACGTGAAGTTCACATCAAGCGATATGACCTGCCAACTCCGGTCTGTCGAATTCTATCGGCGTGGGTAGCGCTCTTTGACTTGAAATCCAACAGTTTTCTCAATCGCGTCTAGCTCAACCTCCATTTCGGCGTCCGCATCATCCACGTCAAACACTTCGTTAGTGAAGAAAGTCTTGACGACTTTCGCTACGACCGTTTTCTCGCGAATCATTGAGCAACAAAACAACCAACAGCACCAAAAACATCCCGGCTCCCCTCGCCCCGCTTCGGGGAGAGGGGTTGGGGGAGAGGGGCCACGATCCACAGCTCACCGCACAGGATCCACCGTTGGCCATCCGATCCGCTCCACTTGCATCCACCAAACGCCACCCCCAAATCCACAACGACAAGTGGCGTCCACTGGTGCGTACAACATCGCTCGGGATGATTGGCGATCAAATGGTCCCGGCTTCGTGCCCCGAACGCGCAAACGGTCGAGGTTCCCTTGGTCGGTGCGCGCCCTGATGCGACAATGGTTCAGCCCATCCCTGTGCCTGCCCGTTTCAGACCCTCAGACCATTTCCGCTCTCTCGCAGTCAACCGATGTCTCAATCACCGATCGTCGAACCGATGCATCCCCAGCCCGCTCACGCTGAAGCCAAAAAGTCGAACACAGGTTGCCTCTTGCTCGGCCTGGGCGGTGGTTGTCTCGTCGTTGTATTGATTTGCGGCGGTTTGATTGGAGCAGGCATCTTCGGTGTCTTTGCGATGATCAAATCGAGTGAACCGTACACCGAGTCGCTCGCCAAAGCACAAACGAATGTGGAGTTGCAATCAGCGATCGGGGATCCAATCGAGCCGTCTGTTCTCGTTCAAGGAAACATCAATCTCAACAACGATGACGGCAAAGCGGATCTGAACTATTCCGTCAGCGGCCCCGATGGATCGGCGACGGTGCATGTGGTCGGAACCAAAACCGACGGAAACTGGGATTACACCCGGATGGACGCAACCACAGCAGACGGGACGACCATTGACCTATTGGCCGATTAGACCGACGCGTCGACTTCGTGTTCCCCCGGGCGAGCAACACGCCATTACCCATTCCACTGATTCGAACTGCCTTTGCTTTCTGCGGACCGATTTGCCTCGTCGCTGATCGTGTTGCACAGAAGCCCTTTTCACACCAGACATGGACGTCGCAGCAACAACCAGGCAACCAAACCGAAAGTTGCAATCAAACACAGCAACGGAAATTCAACCGCCGCGTAGTCCTCACTCCACGAAGAATCAAATCGAAAGGGTTGAATCACATCACCTGGCGATTCGGCAAACAGATGAAACGGACCTCGCTTCAGAAGATCAACGTGCCAATAGCCAGAAAGCGTCCCTGTCCATTGCGTCAACGGTTCAGCTTCCATGTCGCCAGTGATTGGATGTGATGCGATGGCATTGTGGGAAACTCCGGAAGCACCGCCAAGTACGATTTCTTGTGAGCCGACATCGATGAACAAATACAAATTGCAGCCCAAAAGATTGA
Above is a window of Rhodopirellula halodulae DNA encoding:
- a CDS encoding DUF1501 domain-containing protein, encoding MKPTRRHWMQTAAAGTALSLSGNVRFPNSLLANESESTPFGKAEHVISIWLGGGMGQIDTFDPKRVGDPKAKKPGSLYRSIDTAVPGVSVCEYLPMLAERMDRVTAVRTVHHDVIDEHAAATNRMHTGRIVTGTVTYPSLGSTVAHELGAADDGVPPYVLIGYPNVTRGPGFLGASAGYLYLTDTSKGPAGLSLPYGVDNARQEKRKRLLSMTRQSALQRFDGDPSVADYDSAIQQSLKLSGPDFGSVFELNREPDSLRNQYGSEFGQRCLLSRRLIQRGVRFVEVSHNLNFINGTGWDVHNDGIEKQHELIQDLDTSMATLMDDLDQHGLLDKTLIMVSSEFGRPPGFDSGGGRGHQGKTFTCVLAGGGLNHSGAFGVTDELSQNIVESPVGVPDLFATVHASLGIDPNKLLYDGDRPIPITDNGKPIRELLV
- a CDS encoding DUF1553 domain-containing protein, with product MMPSSAGEDGEPVMSVNSGRLRLSDHWRAPRAGMKKAGLYAFCLIGMALLLPSVDAAADDQHADAAWVLDFDSLDEAEASFDELRQAGDVDWEIAGPKPPRYPDAQAENRAALFGGKGSRLVVKDPGTKSFWDFDNGDRFSFEAIVRVDEIGEGQNVYLIGKGRTHAKGFSANNQNWAIRLRQLNGTSRLSFLFATPEPINGSPWHRWTSDKGFTTRRTWHHLALTYEFGEPNSLQAWLNGERVSGKWDMGGPTQNAPVVDDSEVWVGSSMGGQAASSFRGRIDRMVVSRKSLDAERIAKAWNPLPSPPPTAPKMPLNVGSIDWWWNDSVRSHTQWDEEIPEIGSTLETRGPLLIHRLPLKYDDYGIRESYDGATHLRLGLKASLPAGEHRWLVRTRGLAKLWLDDQTIATVKPQTGRTDGHNPVQPLPERPGPGMRRLAYGVQETLVEHSLPKDGQHDIILETVVGGPRYRTEPGETLVAVQFHGRGPFRLLQPDSGDSTPDSAMDWLPMTDEVIEEQTAILEADLWHHDRKNRISRAAKHNDYWQERHDMASTWIKQLPPINPPKLKVVNDGLKSPHPIDRFIAAKIQPLLERQEAGDRRSGTNAEHDKHFKQEVLPILRDRCFRCHDESDEGGLRLSSAEAIRKGGDSGEAVVTAGDPHASELMRRVRSEDESERMPPSEPLSNEEMETLDRWIADGAMWPEETSSVEIKLARLTDDASFVRRAYLDVIGVPPTESQYNAFVQDDSPNKRDRLVDDLLNHSGFADHWVSFWQDVLAENPNLLKPSLNNTGPFRFFLHESLSDHKPLDRMATELLMLRGSRYEGGSAGFGMAADNDAPEATRCIVAASAFMGMNLQCARCHDSPYHETTQQDLYSLAALLARKPLKVPASSSVPAAFFEDHPGRASLIQVTLPPGKPVAPTWPFANLVAEDRLDRWMRDPADPRERLAAAITIPENARFAEVIVNRVWQRLVGAGFVEPLGDWENSQPSHPELLQWLARDFVGGGYDFRDLIGSIMKSQTYQREAIGNNASVGPGERLFAAPDRRRLTAEQIVDSMVVGSGKPMQVEALTFDQEARRPPATMIHLAPPERAWQFTTLSNERDRPSLAFPRAGAVVTVLETFGWTGSRQSAIDRRDHDPNVLQPGAIGNSVFGSWMVAASNGSELADLAVSAKTPNGLATSLYTRFLSRSPNPDELHVIAEVLADGFEDRVVPEAHRISLDALPPLEHVSWSNHLADRANSIKLELEERAVHGDPPDVRLRSSWRQNYEDVVWSLVNSPEFVWIP
- a CDS encoding antibiotic biosynthesis monooxygenase family protein gives rise to the protein MAEDNLLASTPPTPYYAVVFTSCRTAVDDEGYSATAERMLALAAEQDGYLGVESVRDGDGGGITVSYWRDLDAIARWRAATEHRQAQSDGRAKWYEQYRVRVCRVEREYGFGD
- a CDS encoding cytochrome c oxidase assembly factor 1 family protein, with the translated sequence MSQSPIVEPMHPQPAHAEAKKSNTGCLLLGLGGGCLVVVLICGGLIGAGIFGVFAMIKSSEPYTESLAKAQTNVELQSAIGDPIEPSVLVQGNINLNNDDGKADLNYSVSGPDGSATVHVVGTKTDGNWDYTRMDATTADGTTIDLLAD